One genomic segment of Erysipelotrichaceae bacterium 66202529 includes these proteins:
- a CDS encoding thiol peroxidase, giving the protein MNITFQGNPVTLQKEAVKINEKMQPFTAVKNDMSELKSEETSGKRIFLSVPSLDTGVCSMEVAKFIKYAKELKDVTVYAVSMDLPFALDRWCQAKNNENVITLSDYKYHSFANATATYVEELGLLTRAVFIVDDENTIRYVEYVNEITEEPNYDAVLACIKGL; this is encoded by the coding sequence ATGAATATTACCTTTCAGGGAAATCCTGTAACATTACAGAAGGAAGCAGTAAAGATCAACGAGAAAATGCAGCCGTTCACTGCTGTGAAAAATGATATGAGCGAGTTGAAAAGTGAGGAAACAAGTGGAAAACGTATATTTTTGAGTGTTCCTTCTTTGGATACCGGTGTATGCAGCATGGAGGTCGCAAAGTTTATCAAGTATGCGAAGGAATTGAAGGATGTAACAGTTTATGCTGTTTCCATGGATCTGCCATTTGCGCTGGATCGCTGGTGTCAGGCAAAGAACAATGAAAATGTTATTACATTAAGTGATTATAAGTATCATAGCTTCGCAAATGCTACCGCAACTTATGTTGAGGAGCTGGGCCTCCTGACACGTGCTGTATTTATAGTTGATGATGAAAATACAATCCGCTATGTGGAATATGTAAATGAAATTACAGAGGAACCAAATTATGATGCAGTTCTTGCCTGTATAAAAGGACTTTAA
- a CDS encoding U32 family peptidase — translation MWNAEKKVELLAPAGSMEALRAAVQNGCDAVYLGGSMFGARAFANNFDEEELIEAIAYAHVYGVRVFVTVNTLIREEEFDDCVAYVQFLYAHDVDAVIIQDLGLFSVLHERFPDMELHASTQMHIHNPQGIRFMEACGASRVVVPRETSVEEIREYAELGVDLEVFVQGALCVSYSGQCLMSALTLHRSGNRGECAQNCRMRYQLEQQDGKETKLFNGKGEYLLSPKDMNTLQRVPELIEAGIASFKIEGRMKRPEYVALMVSLYRKAIDAYYEGQAFSYDEAVELQMKKIFNREFTQGHLFHNYGPQLMNPIRPNHIGVEIGTVVKVSRDKIGIRLSRALHQGDGIRILQDGRDIGFKVNFLYKNGLLVNHADAQDIVELDKTEEISKGSKVLKTSDTQQLRELQKSYEGFVRKLEIYGQFTMQIGKPAILEIMDLEGRTVCVRSESACEAARKTPLQEERINAQLKKSGDTPFVFAHISYHLDAQGILPIKEINQMRRMALSRMEEERKIWHKDRRIEMKPNVMLKEKAELPALCAIVHTEEQLNACLDEGIEMVFVESNKLYEAYADREHVFLRTPRVMKGVYSSSLSMIQETGGLSCKQDFVCDTSLNMINSHTAAFLFAHGAAGVTFSLESSFQDCIKIKECFRSQYGIDAPFLYTVYSRDELMLSEYCPINAVVCNSTTRHCGACRGSASYALVDMKKHRYPILCDDDCRTHILHYEIRNRIDEIQEAKKQGIRHFLCTFTVEDSHTCHDILKACRKQLQHA, via the coding sequence ATGTGGAACGCTGAAAAGAAAGTAGAATTGCTGGCTCCTGCCGGCTCTATGGAAGCACTTCGTGCAGCGGTGCAGAACGGCTGTGATGCGGTATATCTGGGCGGTAGTATGTTTGGCGCAAGAGCCTTCGCAAATAATTTTGATGAAGAAGAGCTAATAGAAGCGATCGCCTATGCTCATGTATATGGCGTACGCGTATTTGTCACTGTTAATACACTGATTCGTGAGGAGGAATTTGACGACTGTGTTGCTTATGTGCAATTTCTGTATGCGCATGATGTGGATGCTGTGATTATACAGGATCTGGGACTTTTTTCCGTTTTGCATGAGCGTTTTCCGGATATGGAGCTGCATGCCTCCACTCAGATGCATATCCATAATCCACAGGGGATTCGCTTCATGGAAGCCTGCGGTGCTAGTCGAGTCGTAGTACCAAGAGAAACATCGGTAGAGGAAATACGGGAATATGCGGAACTTGGTGTTGATCTGGAGGTGTTTGTGCAGGGGGCATTGTGCGTATCCTACAGCGGACAGTGCCTGATGAGTGCTTTGACACTGCATCGAAGTGGAAATCGTGGAGAATGTGCGCAAAACTGCCGGATGCGGTATCAGCTGGAACAACAGGATGGAAAGGAAACTAAGCTTTTCAACGGTAAGGGAGAATATCTATTAAGTCCAAAAGATATGAATACTTTGCAGAGGGTGCCGGAGCTGATTGAAGCAGGTATTGCATCCTTTAAAATAGAAGGCCGCATGAAGCGTCCGGAATACGTGGCGCTGATGGTGTCATTGTACCGCAAGGCTATTGACGCATATTACGAGGGGCAAGCGTTTTCCTATGATGAGGCAGTGGAGCTTCAAATGAAGAAAATCTTCAATCGTGAGTTTACACAGGGACATCTGTTTCATAATTACGGGCCACAGCTGATGAATCCCATACGCCCCAACCATATCGGTGTTGAAATCGGTACGGTTGTGAAGGTGAGCAGAGATAAAATAGGAATCCGCCTAAGCAGAGCGCTTCATCAGGGAGATGGTATCCGTATCTTACAGGATGGCAGGGATATCGGATTCAAAGTGAACTTTCTATATAAAAACGGTCTGCTTGTGAATCACGCAGATGCACAGGATATTGTAGAGCTGGATAAGACGGAGGAGATATCCAAGGGTAGTAAAGTACTGAAAACAAGTGATACGCAGCAGCTGCGGGAATTGCAGAAAAGCTATGAAGGCTTCGTGCGTAAGCTTGAAATTTATGGTCAATTTACGATGCAGATTGGCAAGCCGGCGATTTTGGAAATCATGGATCTGGAGGGAAGAACCGTCTGTGTAAGAAGTGAGTCAGCTTGTGAAGCAGCCAGGAAGACGCCGCTGCAGGAGGAACGCATCAATGCACAGCTGAAAAAAAGCGGAGATACACCGTTTGTATTTGCACACATTTCCTATCATTTGGATGCCCAGGGAATCCTGCCAATCAAAGAAATCAATCAGATGCGGCGTATGGCACTTTCACGTATGGAGGAGGAACGGAAAATCTGGCATAAAGACCGCCGTATTGAAATGAAGCCTAATGTGATGCTAAAGGAAAAGGCAGAGCTTCCCGCACTCTGTGCTATCGTACATACCGAAGAACAGCTGAATGCCTGTCTGGATGAAGGAATTGAAATGGTATTTGTGGAAAGCAACAAATTGTATGAAGCGTATGCAGATAGAGAACACGTATTTCTACGTACGCCAAGAGTCATGAAGGGCGTATATTCCTCATCCCTTTCCATGATACAGGAAACCGGGGGATTAAGCTGTAAGCAGGACTTTGTATGTGATACCTCTTTGAATATGATCAATTCTCATACCGCTGCATTTCTGTTCGCACATGGTGCTGCGGGAGTTACGTTTTCTCTGGAGAGCAGCTTCCAGGATTGCATAAAAATTAAAGAATGCTTTCGCAGTCAATATGGAATTGATGCCCCCTTCCTTTATACCGTATACAGCAGAGATGAGCTGATGCTGAGCGAATATTGTCCCATTAACGCTGTTGTATGTAACAGCACAACACGTCACTGCGGCGCGTGCAGGGGAAGTGCAAGCTATGCGCTTGTCGATATGAAGAAGCACCGCTATCCGATTTTATGTGATGATGACTGCCGCACTCATATTCTGCATTATGAAATACGCAACCGCATAGACGAAATACAGGAAGCGAAGAAGCAGGGAATAAGGCATTTCCTATGCACCTTCACGGTGGAGGATTCCCATACCTGTCATGATATTTTAAAGGCCTGCAGGAAGCAGCTGCAGCATGCATAG
- a CDS encoding cytidine deaminase has product MNHERVDKINYYLDIAGTVAQRSTCRRRSYGAVIVKNDEIISTGYVGAPRGRTNCLDLNHCIREKLQIPRGERYELCRSVHAEANAIISAQRSEMLDADLFLVGYEADSKELIQHSNSCSMCKRMIINAGIARVIIRDTPTEYRMIDVYKDWVLTDESVNGVLGY; this is encoded by the coding sequence ATGAATCATGAACGGGTAGATAAAATCAACTATTATCTTGACATTGCCGGAACCGTGGCACAGCGAAGCACCTGTCGAAGAAGAAGCTACGGCGCTGTAATCGTAAAAAACGATGAAATTATTTCCACCGGATATGTAGGTGCTCCCCGCGGGCGTACCAACTGCCTGGATTTGAATCACTGTATCCGTGAAAAGCTGCAAATACCAAGAGGTGAGCGTTATGAATTATGCCGAAGTGTTCATGCAGAGGCGAATGCTATTATCAGTGCACAAAGAAGTGAAATGCTGGATGCTGACCTCTTTCTGGTAGGCTATGAAGCAGACAGTAAAGAGCTGATCCAGCACTCTAACAGTTGTTCCATGTGCAAACGGATGATTATCAATGCCGGAATAGCAAGAGTTATCATACGGGATACGCCAACAGAATATCGTATGATTGATGTATATAAAGACTGGGTGCTAACGGATGAATCCGTAAACGGGGTGCTCGGATATTAA
- a CDS encoding YegS/Rv2252/BmrU family lipid kinase, translated as MNRTIRVIMNPKAGKQTAKTALFTICERFCAMQDSVQVHVTQYGGHAKELAATCEGCCDILVCIGGDGTWNEVISGVMETENKPVLAYLPSGTVNDFAATLKLPKSAHRMMDNIEQYRPFSCDIGKFNNRFFTYVAAFGIFTEISYSTPQSTKNSFGKIAYFLEGVKQLTNIPRYHVRAIVDKEEIIEDSCIFGCITNSKFVAGFTAVNSKDAQLDDGQFELLLIRVPNNPLDVQNIIAALLKHEVNETWMYFRKAADIRIESQEDISWTLDGEDGGTTSCVHIENKNRAVTILV; from the coding sequence ATGAATAGAACTATCCGTGTAATCATGAATCCAAAGGCAGGAAAGCAAACGGCAAAAACTGCATTATTTACGATCTGCGAACGTTTTTGCGCGATGCAGGACAGTGTCCAGGTTCATGTGACGCAATATGGCGGTCATGCAAAGGAGCTTGCGGCAACTTGTGAGGGATGCTGTGATATTCTGGTATGTATCGGTGGAGATGGGACCTGGAATGAGGTCATCAGCGGCGTTATGGAAACGGAAAACAAACCAGTGCTGGCCTATCTGCCAAGCGGTACCGTCAACGATTTTGCGGCAACGCTGAAGCTGCCAAAAAGCGCACATCGAATGATGGACAATATCGAGCAGTATCGTCCGTTCTCTTGTGATATCGGGAAGTTTAACAATCGCTTTTTCACATATGTTGCCGCCTTTGGAATCTTCACAGAAATATCTTACTCCACACCGCAGAGCACAAAAAACTCCTTCGGCAAAATAGCTTATTTTCTGGAAGGCGTAAAGCAGCTGACCAATATTCCCCGTTATCATGTCAGAGCAATCGTAGATAAGGAAGAAATAATCGAGGACTCCTGTATTTTCGGCTGTATTACAAATTCCAAGTTTGTTGCCGGCTTTACTGCTGTGAACTCCAAGGATGCACAGCTGGATGACGGACAATTTGAGCTGCTGCTGATCAGGGTTCCCAACAATCCGCTGGATGTTCAAAATATTATCGCGGCTCTGCTGAAGCATGAGGTGAATGAAACCTGGATGTATTTCCGCAAGGCTGCCGATATCCGCATAGAATCACAGGAAGACATATCATGGACGCTGGATGGTGAGGATGGCGGTACCACCTCATGCGTTCATATAGAAAATAAAAACAGAGCGGTTACCATACTGGTATAG
- a CDS encoding MATE family efflux transporter encodes MFTNENLKRLILPLIVEQILAVTIGMSDTIMVSSVSEAAVSGLSIVDTINILLINIFAALATGGAVVCSQYLGSQDRKRACVAAKQLILSTGFLAVIIMVIALIGCTFILQLVFPNVESSVMWNAQTYFRISAWSYPFIALYNSGAALFRSMGNSRISMITSLFMNAFNIAGNAVLIYGFHMGVAGAAISSLVSRILGSLFMLYLLRSPDNTIYIDDYRRLEFHPAMIRRILTIGIPNGLENGMFQIGKILVQGLIAGFGTVAIAANAVANNIAQMEIIPGAAIGLAMITVVGQCVGAKDYAQARLYIKKLMKIAYASMIALNLLILCLVPFILNIYNLSAQTYDTALELLLYHGIFAMVLWPASFTFPNALRAAGDVRFTMCISILSMWLCRICLSWLLGSMLGLGVLGVWLAMFTDWLFRILWFLWRYRRGTWMKKRILV; translated from the coding sequence ATGTTTACAAATGAGAATCTGAAACGGCTGATTCTGCCTCTTATCGTCGAGCAGATTCTGGCTGTGACCATCGGTATGAGTGATACAATCATGGTTTCCAGTGTTTCAGAGGCAGCGGTTTCCGGACTCAGCATCGTGGACACCATCAATATTTTGCTGATCAATATTTTTGCGGCGCTGGCAACCGGTGGAGCAGTCGTATGCAGCCAGTATCTTGGCAGTCAGGATCGAAAAAGGGCATGTGTTGCCGCAAAACAGCTGATTCTCTCCACCGGTTTTCTGGCTGTGATCATTATGGTGATCGCATTGATTGGATGCACATTTATTTTACAGCTTGTTTTTCCGAATGTTGAATCCTCCGTGATGTGGAATGCACAAACATACTTCAGGATTTCCGCCTGGTCTTATCCATTCATCGCTCTGTATAACTCGGGGGCTGCATTGTTTCGTTCCATGGGGAACTCCAGGATATCCATGATTACCTCTCTGTTTATGAATGCGTTTAATATTGCAGGAAATGCCGTTTTAATTTACGGCTTCCACATGGGGGTGGCCGGTGCTGCCATATCCTCACTGGTATCCCGTATACTGGGCTCGCTGTTTATGCTGTATCTGCTGCGAAGTCCTGATAATACGATTTACATAGACGATTACCGTAGGCTGGAATTTCATCCGGCTATGATTCGCCGCATTTTAACCATTGGAATACCAAACGGCCTTGAAAACGGGATGTTTCAGATAGGAAAAATTCTTGTGCAGGGGCTGATTGCAGGGTTTGGCACGGTCGCAATCGCTGCTAATGCAGTTGCGAACAATATTGCACAGATGGAGATTATTCCTGGTGCTGCCATCGGTCTGGCAATGATTACAGTTGTCGGACAATGTGTAGGGGCAAAGGATTATGCACAGGCACGCCTGTATATAAAAAAGCTGATGAAAATTGCCTATGCTTCCATGATTGCACTGAATCTTCTCATACTATGTCTTGTGCCTTTTATTCTGAACATATATAATTTAAGTGCACAGACTTATGATACCGCACTGGAGCTGTTGCTGTATCATGGCATTTTCGCCATGGTGCTTTGGCCGGCATCCTTCACGTTCCCCAATGCACTGCGGGCGGCAGGAGATGTACGCTTTACCATGTGTATTTCCATTTTGTCGATGTGGCTTTGCCGCATCTGTCTGAGCTGGCTGCTGGGTAGTATGCTAGGGCTTGGGGTGCTGGGCGTATGGCTTGCTATGTTTACAGACTGGCTGTTTCGGATTCTCTGGTTTCTGTGGCGGTATCGCAGGGGTACTTGGATGAAGAAACGCATACTTGTGTAA
- a CDS encoding threonine/serine exporter, protein MNTDQLLDVASYAGKLLIESGAEIYRVEETMVRLCKSFPEVEDAQSFVTTTGIMFSITVAKKTHTKILRVHTRGVDLNCIDKINSLSRETAGSSYTIDQLTQRLERIGEERRYSFWTTLFFGALSAGGFAVFFGGSYMEAILSFLIGLVIKAVSALMEQRGLHGFFTNAIAAAIGALTALAAHALCPQTDVDILIISSIMLLVPGLAITNAIRDTVSGDYLSGVARATEAFLVAIAIAVGIGVVLSMSIGLSGGM, encoded by the coding sequence ATGAATACAGATCAGCTGCTGGATGTGGCCAGCTATGCAGGCAAGCTTTTGATAGAAAGCGGTGCAGAAATCTATCGTGTGGAGGAAACCATGGTACGCCTTTGCAAAAGCTTTCCTGAAGTGGAGGATGCACAAAGCTTTGTAACAACGACCGGCATTATGTTTTCAATTACGGTTGCGAAAAAAACACATACAAAAATCCTCCGTGTTCACACACGCGGTGTTGATTTGAATTGCATTGATAAGATCAACAGCCTTTCAAGAGAAACAGCAGGAAGTAGCTATACCATAGATCAGCTGACGCAAAGGCTTGAAAGAATTGGAGAGGAGCGCCGCTATTCCTTCTGGACGACATTGTTTTTCGGGGCATTGAGTGCCGGAGGATTCGCTGTCTTCTTTGGCGGCAGCTATATGGAGGCGATTTTAAGCTTTTTGATTGGGTTGGTAATTAAGGCAGTCAGTGCGCTTATGGAACAACGCGGGCTGCATGGTTTTTTCACCAATGCGATCGCGGCGGCAATCGGAGCATTAACGGCTTTAGCTGCACATGCGCTTTGTCCGCAGACAGATGTGGATATTTTAATCATATCCAGTATCATGCTTCTGGTTCCTGGACTAGCCATTACCAATGCCATCCGGGATACGGTGTCCGGCGATTATCTGTCCGGTGTAGCCAGAGCGACAGAGGCATTTCTGGTAGCTATTGCTATAGCAGTGGGTATCGGTGTTGTTTTATCCATGTCCATCGGACTGAGCGGAGGTATGTAG
- the crcB gene encoding fluoride efflux transporter CrcB, which produces MKEFLLVGLGGAAGAMLRYGMSMIPVKSEFPFMTLLINFLGAVIIGILAALSIKQTLLTSDSLLLLKTGVCGGFTTFSTFSLEAVTLLEQHKTGLGITYIAASILLCLLGVLLGKSAVHWL; this is translated from the coding sequence ATGAAAGAATTTCTACTCGTAGGTCTTGGTGGTGCAGCAGGCGCCATGCTGCGCTATGGCATGTCCATGATACCGGTGAAAAGTGAGTTTCCGTTTATGACCTTGTTGATCAATTTTCTTGGTGCTGTCATCATCGGTATACTGGCTGCGCTGAGTATAAAGCAGACCCTGCTGACCAGTGATAGCCTCTTATTACTGAAAACAGGTGTCTGCGGCGGCTTTACTACCTTTTCCACCTTTTCCCTGGAGGCTGTCACGCTGCTGGAGCAGCATAAAACAGGATTGGGAATCACCTATATTGCAGCATCAATACTGCTTTGCCTGCTTGGTGTACTGCTAGGAAAAAGTGCTGTTCATTGGCTGTAG
- a CDS encoding noncanonical pyrimidine nucleotidase, YjjG family: MKYTTLLFDADGTLLDFDATEKRALQKVFDLHGYPLNTAMKKRYLQINQELWSAYEDGRISRDTVIYTRFGKLFREFGIADDGIAFEDIYQKELGKGHDVIAHALEVVHTLYAHYQMCIVTNGVVATQYSRLRDSGLDQYFHHIFVSEEIGHQKPEKAYFDHCFKKLEHFNPKHTLIIGDSLSSDMQGGCNAGIATCWFNPHGKQNHKQLPLTYEIQDLRELYTILREDAS, from the coding sequence ATGAAATATACAACGCTGTTATTTGATGCGGATGGAACCCTGCTGGATTTTGATGCGACGGAAAAACGTGCTCTCCAAAAGGTGTTTGACCTGCATGGCTATCCACTGAATACTGCTATGAAAAAGCGGTATCTGCAAATCAATCAGGAATTATGGTCTGCGTATGAGGACGGCAGGATTTCCCGCGATACAGTGATCTACACCCGCTTTGGTAAGCTGTTTCGTGAGTTTGGAATCGCGGATGACGGGATAGCATTCGAGGATATCTATCAAAAGGAGCTGGGAAAGGGGCATGATGTAATTGCACATGCACTGGAGGTTGTCCATACGCTGTATGCTCACTATCAGATGTGCATTGTGACAAACGGTGTGGTGGCTACGCAATATTCCCGGCTGAGAGATTCCGGACTGGATCAGTATTTCCATCATATTTTTGTATCAGAGGAAATCGGTCATCAGAAACCGGAAAAAGCATATTTTGATCATTGCTTTAAGAAGCTGGAGCATTTCAATCCAAAGCATACACTGATTATCGGTGACTCTTTATCCAGTGATATGCAGGGAGGATGTAATGCTGGTATTGCGACATGCTGGTTTAATCCCCATGGCAAGCAGAATCACAAGCAGCTTCCTCTTACCTATGAAATACAGGATTTACGGGAATTGTATACAATTTTGAGGGAGGACGCATCATGA
- a CDS encoding HAD hydrolase-like protein, producing the protein MRKDILLFDLDGTLTDPKAGITRSVAFALDKAGIHVERLDDLCSFIGPPLKDMFMEQYHFNETQALQAIEDYRIYFKRQGMLENEAYPGIIELLADLREKGNTLLVATSKPEEFATKIMKHFQLDSYMLDICGATMDGSRSEKGDVIAYAVEKHQLPTERCVMIGDRRHDIIGAKKNGMLAIGVLYGYGSRKELQEAGADIIVENMQELHKVFDKGGFYG; encoded by the coding sequence ATGAGAAAGGATATTTTGCTGTTTGATTTAGATGGTACATTAACAGACCCTAAGGCCGGCATTACCAGGTCTGTGGCATTTGCATTGGATAAGGCGGGTATCCACGTCGAACGGCTGGATGATTTATGTTCCTTTATCGGACCTCCTTTAAAGGATATGTTTATGGAACAGTATCATTTCAATGAAACACAGGCACTTCAGGCGATAGAGGATTACCGGATATATTTCAAAAGGCAGGGAATGCTGGAAAATGAGGCTTATCCCGGTATTATAGAGCTGCTTGCGGATTTACGGGAAAAAGGAAATACACTTCTTGTGGCAACCAGTAAGCCGGAGGAGTTCGCAACCAAAATCATGAAGCATTTCCAGCTGGATTCCTATATGCTGGATATATGCGGTGCCACAATGGATGGCAGCCGCAGTGAAAAAGGGGATGTCATCGCCTATGCTGTGGAAAAGCATCAGCTGCCTACAGAGCGCTGTGTTATGATTGGTGATCGCCGGCATGATATCATTGGCGCAAAGAAGAACGGAATGCTTGCAATCGGTGTACTGTATGGATATGGCAGTCGGAAAGAGCTGCAGGAAGCAGGTGCTGACATCATTGTTGAGAATATGCAGGAGCTGCATAAAGTATTTGATAAAGGAGGATTCTATGGCTGA
- a CDS encoding response regulator has protein sequence MDHTILVVEDEKGIREAIQIYLKNQGYHVFLAENGQEGLEIANRETIHLAVVDIMMPVMDGITMTMEIRKKYDFPIIFLSAKSEDIDKITGLNIGADDYITKPFGSMELLARVRSQLRRYEQILLLKEHASSTLKSEEEIYCIDALTLNSTTKEVLVDDVPVKLRPKEFMILELLMKHPGRVFSAQQIYEAVWNEEAINTETVMVHIRKLREKIELDPKHPRYLKVVWGIGYKIEK, from the coding sequence ATGGATCATACAATACTCGTTGTAGAAGACGAAAAGGGAATACGGGAAGCAATACAGATTTATTTGAAAAATCAGGGATATCATGTGTTTCTGGCAGAAAATGGACAAGAGGGCTTGGAAATTGCGAACAGAGAAACGATTCATTTAGCTGTTGTGGATATCATGATGCCGGTGATGGATGGCATCACGATGACGATGGAAATACGAAAAAAATACGATTTTCCTATCATATTTCTGAGTGCAAAATCCGAGGATATCGATAAAATAACAGGTTTGAATATCGGAGCGGATGATTATATCACAAAGCCGTTTGGCTCTATGGAGCTACTGGCCCGTGTCCGCAGTCAGCTGCGCCGCTATGAACAGATTTTACTGCTGAAGGAGCATGCGTCCTCCACGCTCAAGAGTGAAGAGGAAATTTATTGTATAGATGCTCTAACATTGAACAGTACGACAAAGGAGGTCCTTGTGGATGATGTGCCGGTGAAGCTGCGTCCAAAGGAATTTATGATTCTGGAGCTGCTGATGAAGCATCCCGGACGGGTATTCTCTGCTCAGCAGATTTATGAGGCGGTTTGGAATGAAGAGGCAATCAATACAGAAACCGTTATGGTGCATATCCGTAAGCTGAGAGAAAAAATCGAGCTGGATCCCAAGCATCCGCGGTATCTAAAGGTAGTTTGGGGAATCGGCTATAAAATAGAAAAATAA
- a CDS encoding HD domain-containing protein, whose amino-acid sequence MIDIKKARQQFQDYVGAYDIRDERIALKIVHSYKVAEIAKELAVHQSCSQEDVELAELIGLLHDIGRFEQLKQYGTFLDAKSVDHAALGVRILQKQKLLPLFCDDSRQRTLILHAISYHNKYELPKGLSEQETLQAAILRDADKTDIFRVNLMEKEENVYLCRKEQLLQEHITSEVLQDFMSCRPVSSAKRRTHVDILLSHMAFVFDYHTVYGLSIVLKNRYIEQMADRYQFCDSQTHRAVQAARNHALHYMQDRINRES is encoded by the coding sequence ATGATTGATATAAAAAAGGCAAGGCAGCAGTTTCAGGACTATGTTGGAGCATACGATATCCGTGATGAGCGTATCGCATTGAAAATTGTACATTCCTATAAGGTTGCCGAGATTGCTAAGGAGCTGGCAGTGCATCAGAGCTGTTCACAGGAAGATGTGGAGCTGGCGGAGTTGATTGGACTGCTGCATGATATTGGCAGATTTGAACAGCTGAAGCAGTATGGTACATTTCTTGATGCTAAAAGCGTAGACCATGCTGCTCTTGGTGTGCGTATTTTACAGAAACAAAAGCTGCTGCCGCTGTTCTGTGATGATTCCAGACAAAGGACGCTCATTCTGCATGCGATTTCATATCATAACAAATACGAGCTGCCAAAGGGATTAAGTGAGCAGGAGACACTGCAGGCCGCTATACTGCGTGATGCAGATAAAACGGATATTTTTCGTGTCAATCTGATGGAAAAGGAAGAAAACGTCTATCTATGCAGAAAAGAGCAGCTGTTGCAGGAACATATCACATCAGAGGTGCTTCAGGACTTTATGAGCTGTCGCCCTGTTTCATCGGCAAAACGAAGGACACATGTCGATATTCTGCTTTCACATATGGCATTTGTTTTTGATTACCATACTGTATATGGCTTATCAATCGTTTTAAAGAACCGTTATATCGAGCAAATGGCAGATCGGTATCAGTTTTGTGATTCACAAACACACCGTGCTGTTCAAGCGGCCAGAAATCATGCGTTACACTATATGCAGGATAGGATAAACAGGGAATCTTAA